Proteins co-encoded in one Halorussus lipolyticus genomic window:
- a CDS encoding DNA-3-methyladenine glycosylase family protein, with protein MHSGSIPVADLSGGFDLQATLESGQTFLWRRDDGRTYDEADPYGGSAWYYTVANRADEDPEVVRVRQRDGLLEWEATTDADDLLVERLRLDDDLPAIFARMPDDDLLASATDAYRGLRIVDDPFFPCLISFICSAQMRVGRIHGMQTGLAREFGAEIEFDGETYHAYPTPDRLAEATEEDLRELGLGYRAPYVQRSAELVASGEATAEDVRDFDYEEARDAVQAFVGVGDKVADCVLLFSLGYLEAVPLDTWIQTAIADYYPDCDRGSYAETSRAIRERFGGEYAGYAQTYVFHYLRNRE; from the coding sequence ATGCACTCTGGTTCGATACCTGTCGCCGACCTCTCGGGGGGTTTCGACTTGCAGGCCACGCTGGAGAGCGGCCAGACCTTCCTCTGGCGGCGCGACGACGGCCGCACCTACGACGAGGCCGACCCCTACGGCGGGTCCGCGTGGTACTACACCGTCGCCAATCGCGCCGACGAGGACCCCGAAGTCGTCCGCGTCCGTCAGCGCGACGGCCTGCTGGAGTGGGAGGCCACCACCGACGCCGACGACCTCCTCGTCGAGCGACTGCGCCTCGACGACGACCTCCCGGCCATCTTCGCCCGGATGCCCGACGACGACCTCCTCGCGTCGGCCACCGACGCCTACCGCGGACTCCGAATCGTTGACGACCCCTTCTTCCCCTGTCTGATTTCGTTCATCTGCTCGGCCCAGATGCGGGTCGGGCGAATCCACGGGATGCAGACCGGCCTCGCCCGCGAGTTCGGCGCGGAAATCGAGTTCGACGGCGAGACCTACCACGCCTACCCGACGCCCGACCGACTCGCCGAGGCCACCGAGGAGGACCTCCGCGAGTTAGGGTTGGGCTACCGTGCGCCCTACGTCCAGCGTTCCGCCGAGTTGGTCGCCTCCGGCGAGGCCACCGCCGAGGACGTTCGGGATTTCGACTACGAGGAGGCCCGCGATGCTGTCCAAGCGTTCGTCGGCGTCGGCGACAAGGTGGCCGACTGCGTGCTGTTGTTCTCGCTGGGCTATCTGGAGGCGGTTCCGCTGGACACGTGGATTCAGACCGCCATCGCCGACTACTACCCCGACTGCGATAGGGGGTCCTACGCCGAGACTTCGCGGGCGATTCGGGAGCGGTTCGGCGGCGAGTACGCCGGGTACGCCCAGACTTACGTCTTCCACTACCTCCGGAATCGGGAGTAG
- a CDS encoding acylphosphatase produces MSDSSTDDRTRAHVFVSGKVQGVYYRANTRDTAREKGVSGWVKNLADGRVEAVFEGPEERVEEMVEWCHTGSPSADVDDVEVEYDDPEDEDGFRIRR; encoded by the coding sequence ATGTCCGACAGTTCCACCGACGACCGAACCCGAGCGCACGTCTTCGTCTCCGGGAAGGTTCAGGGCGTCTACTACCGGGCGAACACCCGCGACACCGCCCGAGAGAAGGGGGTCTCGGGATGGGTCAAGAACCTCGCCGACGGTCGGGTCGAGGCCGTCTTCGAGGGTCCCGAGGAGCGCGTCGAGGAGATGGTCGAGTGGTGTCACACCGGCAGTCCCTCTGCGGACGTAGACGACGTGGAAGTCGAGTACGACGACCCCGAGGACGAGGACGGCTTCCGGATTCGGCGCTGA
- the moaC gene encoding cyclic pyranopterin monophosphate synthase MoaC yields MSDESDSPEAHRDGGGETADETDLTHTDDEGEVQMVDVGDKPDTARRAVAEGEIHLQSSTIDAIENNEVSKGDVLATARVGAVQAVKHTWETIPMCHQIPITNVETDFDLRDDCVVLEVAVETTGKTGCEMEALEGVTTGLNVVWDMVKAAEKSADSSANRSGEAAEDAGGQYPDTAIRNVRVVEKRKTEL; encoded by the coding sequence ATGAGTGACGAAAGCGATTCGCCAGAAGCGCATCGAGACGGAGGCGGTGAAACCGCCGACGAGACCGATTTGACCCACACCGACGACGAGGGCGAGGTCCAGATGGTTGACGTGGGCGACAAACCCGACACCGCCCGGCGGGCGGTCGCCGAGGGCGAAATCCACCTCCAGTCCTCGACCATCGACGCCATCGAGAACAACGAGGTCAGCAAGGGCGACGTGCTGGCCACGGCCCGCGTCGGCGCGGTGCAGGCGGTCAAACACACGTGGGAGACGATTCCGATGTGCCACCAGATTCCCATCACCAACGTCGAGACCGACTTCGACCTGCGCGACGATTGCGTCGTCCTCGAAGTCGCGGTCGAAACCACCGGCAAGACCGGGTGCGAGATGGAGGCCCTCGAAGGCGTCACCACCGGCCTGAACGTGGTCTGGGACATGGTGAAAGCCGCAGAAAAGAGCGCGGACTCGTCCGCGAACCGGAGCGGCGAAGCCGCGGAGGACGCTGGAGGCCAGTACCCCGACACCGCGATTCGGAACGTCCGAGTGGTCGAGAAGAGAAAGACAGAACTGTAG
- a CDS encoding NAD(P)H-hydrate epimerase: MIPSERMAQVDANAAGLGVPRKQLMESSGNAVAREVRAVADAGARVAIVAGRGNNGGDAFVAARFLNDYEISVVLLGRAETISTDIARENWDALEQADYETEEVADSRDFDPPECEVVVDAMLGTGVTGALREPEATAAEQINQHDATVIAVDVPSGVDANTGDAEGTAVQADRVVTFHDEKPGLDSLDAEVTVADIGIPASAEEFVGPGDMLPVREGPEAEDARAYVVGGGPYTGAPALAAQAALRAGANLSFVAAPGPVAPQIQGYAEDLIVQAYEGEYLRPDHVPDLVDTAESYDDVVVLGPGLGNADETLEAAKQFLSEFSGRAVVDADALPVVPEVDTNATLVCTPNRKELAEMGGPEIESADGLRDRADEIEAFADDLGHVVLAKAKDDVITDGERTRVSRAGTQGMTVGGTGDTLAGTVAGLLANHDPFQSACMGAYANGRAGELIDEEDPRHGGLLASDLLDVLPRAIWGDDDE, encoded by the coding sequence ATGATACCCTCCGAGCGAATGGCGCAGGTGGACGCGAACGCCGCCGGTCTCGGCGTGCCCCGGAAGCAGTTGATGGAGTCGTCGGGCAACGCGGTGGCCCGCGAGGTCCGGGCGGTCGCCGACGCCGGCGCGCGAGTGGCAATCGTCGCCGGGCGGGGCAACAACGGCGGTGACGCCTTCGTCGCGGCCAGATTCTTGAACGACTACGAGATTTCGGTGGTCCTCCTCGGCCGGGCCGAGACTATCTCGACCGACATCGCCCGCGAGAACTGGGACGCGCTCGAACAGGCCGACTACGAAACCGAGGAGGTCGCCGATTCCCGCGACTTCGACCCCCCCGAGTGCGAAGTCGTCGTGGACGCCATGCTCGGAACCGGCGTGACCGGCGCGCTCCGGGAACCCGAGGCCACCGCCGCCGAGCAAATCAACCAGCACGACGCAACCGTGATTGCGGTAGACGTGCCCTCCGGCGTCGATGCGAACACCGGGGACGCCGAGGGAACCGCGGTCCAAGCCGACCGCGTGGTCACCTTCCACGACGAGAAACCCGGCCTCGACTCGCTGGACGCCGAGGTCACTGTCGCCGACATCGGCATCCCCGCCTCAGCCGAGGAGTTCGTCGGTCCCGGCGACATGCTCCCCGTCAGAGAAGGCCCGGAAGCCGAGGACGCCCGCGCCTACGTCGTCGGCGGCGGCCCCTACACCGGTGCCCCGGCGCTCGCGGCGCAGGCCGCGCTCCGGGCCGGTGCGAACCTCTCGTTCGTCGCCGCGCCGGGTCCCGTCGCGCCCCAGATTCAGGGCTACGCCGAGGACCTCATCGTCCAAGCCTACGAGGGCGAGTATCTCCGCCCCGACCACGTACCGGACCTCGTGGACACCGCCGAGAGCTACGACGACGTGGTGGTCCTCGGGCCGGGACTGGGCAACGCCGACGAGACCTTGGAGGCCGCGAAACAGTTCCTCTCGGAGTTCTCCGGCCGGGCGGTCGTGGACGCCGATGCCCTCCCCGTGGTTCCAGAGGTCGATACAAACGCGACGCTGGTCTGCACCCCCAACCGGAAGGAACTCGCCGAGATGGGCGGCCCGGAAATCGAGAGCGCCGACGGTCTCCGGGACCGCGCCGACGAAATCGAGGCCTTCGCCGACGACCTCGGCCACGTCGTGCTGGCGAAAGCGAAAGACGACGTAATCACCGACGGCGAGCGCACTCGGGTCTCACGCGCCGGAACGCAGGGCATGACCGTCGGCGGCACGGGCGACACTCTCGCCGGAACCGTCGCCGGACTCCTCGCAAACCACGACCCCTTCCAGTCGGCCTGCATGGGGGCCTACGCCAACGGTCGCGCTGGCGAACTGATAGACGAGGAGGACCCACGCCACGGCGGCCTGCTGGCTTCTGACCTGCTCGACGTTCTTCCCCGCGCTATCTGGGGTGACGACGATGAGTGA
- a CDS encoding DUF555 domain-containing protein encodes MNCRVVVEAAVPVYDVETPDEAVRIAISKTGELLNPDLNYVEINMGERSCPHCGEELEPAFIAADESLVALELEMTVFNVEREEHASRIARKEIGQRLENIPLTVLEVEVIEDEDDEGDETEADETGNDDIEVETETQSDRDEDDEVLPEFEDLIE; translated from the coding sequence ATGAACTGCAGAGTTGTCGTGGAAGCCGCAGTCCCGGTCTACGACGTGGAGACTCCCGACGAGGCCGTTCGGATCGCCATCTCCAAGACCGGCGAGTTGCTCAACCCCGACCTCAACTACGTCGAAATCAACATGGGCGAGCGGTCCTGCCCCCACTGCGGGGAGGAGCTAGAACCCGCCTTCATCGCCGCCGACGAAAGCCTCGTCGCGCTGGAGTTAGAGATGACGGTGTTCAACGTCGAGCGCGAGGAGCACGCCTCGCGCATCGCCCGGAAGGAAATCGGCCAGCGTCTCGAAAACATCCCGCTGACCGTCCTCGAAGTCGAAGTCATCGAGGACGAAGACGACGAGGGTGACGAAACCGAGGCCGACGAGACAGGGAACGACGACATCGAGGTCGAAACAGAGACTCAGAGCGACCGCGACGAAGACGACGAGGTTCTCCCGGAGTTCGAGGACCTCATCGAGTAA
- a CDS encoding DUF7344 domain-containing protein, with the protein MDSERNRTPTRSAATRSRDRFVAGVVLNRRRRYALYYLHESSGPVTLEDLAEQVAAWEAGTTPEEIARHRVESVRSSLCRTHLPYLAERGLVTYDDDRRVATGHVEDPELAVFLANDPRTELPWYRVYLALTAISAVLVGLVQFGVSPFDRIGPIGTAVVIVGLFALASVGYWYDVRRWRRRTENTPPDFLVTLEEDVMLDRDEGERDGNSDDADESR; encoded by the coding sequence ATGGACTCCGAACGAAACCGGACGCCGACTCGGAGCGCCGCCACTCGCTCCCGCGACCGATTCGTCGCGGGCGTCGTGCTGAACCGGCGTCGGCGCTACGCGCTCTACTACCTGCACGAGTCGTCCGGTCCCGTCACGCTCGAAGACCTCGCCGAGCAGGTGGCGGCGTGGGAGGCCGGGACGACGCCCGAGGAGATCGCCAGACACCGCGTCGAGTCGGTTCGCTCGTCGCTGTGCCGGACCCACCTGCCGTATCTGGCCGAGCGGGGTCTCGTCACCTACGACGACGACCGACGAGTAGCGACGGGTCACGTCGAGGACCCCGAACTCGCGGTGTTTCTGGCCAACGACCCGCGGACCGAACTCCCGTGGTACCGGGTGTATCTGGCGCTGACCGCGATTTCGGCTGTCCTCGTGGGATTGGTCCAGTTCGGCGTGTCGCCGTTCGACCGAATCGGTCCGATAGGGACGGCCGTGGTCATCGTCGGCCTGTTCGCGCTGGCGAGCGTCGGCTACTGGTACGACGTGCGCCGGTGGCGACGCCGGACCGAGAACACCCCGCCGGACTTTCTGGTCACGCTCGAAGAAGACGTGATGCTCGACCGAGACGAAGGCGAGCGAGACGGGAACTCGGACGACGCCGACGAGTCGAGGTGA